The following proteins are encoded in a genomic region of Thermodesulfobacteriota bacterium:
- a CDS encoding MBL fold metallo-hydrolase — protein sequence MIRLADRIWIVEGGKNGRYPFSHSLYIRDGGGFLVDAGSDAEEIDRLRREDGIAAVVMTHYHEDHFTHLSGLPDAEVWASAADAPAFESADTLLAFEAAAGTEWEAPYRKLIGEKFRFAPRKVSRRVNDGEEILFGKTRAVAVVAPGHTPGHLCLHFPEEGILFLGDYDLADFGPWYGDASCGIEEFRRSARRLAAVGADRCVVSHEGPVHRGPIAEKVEAYLAAIDRREEALREFLREPRTRAEIISRRLVCGSGNDWWWLDYAEWSLLSKHLEEMILRGAATFSEGVYARS from the coding sequence GTGATCCGGCTCGCGGACAGGATATGGATCGTGGAGGGAGGGAAGAACGGCCGATACCCGTTCTCCCATTCCCTCTACATCCGGGACGGGGGCGGTTTCCTGGTCGACGCCGGGTCGGACGCGGAGGAGATCGACCGGCTGCGCAGGGAGGACGGAATCGCCGCGGTCGTGATGACGCACTATCACGAGGACCACTTCACGCACCTGTCGGGACTTCCCGATGCGGAGGTGTGGGCATCGGCGGCGGACGCGCCGGCCTTCGAATCGGCCGACACTCTGCTCGCCTTCGAAGCCGCCGCGGGGACGGAATGGGAGGCGCCCTACCGGAAGCTGATCGGGGAGAAGTTCCGCTTCGCCCCCCGGAAGGTCTCCCGCCGGGTGAACGACGGCGAGGAGATCCTCTTCGGGAAGACGCGGGCGGTCGCCGTGGTCGCTCCCGGCCACACGCCGGGGCACCTGTGCCTCCATTTCCCCGAAGAGGGGATCCTGTTCCTCGGCGATTACGACCTTGCGGATTTCGGACCGTGGTACGGCGACGCGTCCTGCGGCATCGAGGAGTTCCGCCGCTCGGCGCGCCGCCTGGCGGCGGTCGGGGCGGACCGGTGCGTGGTCTCGCACGAGGGGCCCGTCCACCGCGGCCCGATCGCGGAGAAGGTCGAGGCGTACCTGGCGGCGATCGACCGCAGGGAGGAGGCGCTGCGCGAGTTCCTCCGGGAGCCGAGGACGCGCGCGGAGATCATCTCCCGGCGGCTGGTCTGCGGCTCCGGGAACGACTGGTGGTGGCTCGACTACGCCGAGTGGTCGCTCCTGTCGAAGCACCTCGAAGAGATGATCCTCCGCGGGGCGGCGACGTTCTCGGAGGGGGTCTACGCACGGTCGTAG
- the fusA gene encoding elongation factor G, with protein sequence MAAVDRLRNIGIIAHIDAGKTTFSERLLFYSGVTHRMGEVHDGDTQMDYLPQERERGITITSAVTQFAWQGSEIHLIDTPGHVDFTIEVERSLRVLDGAVVVFCGVGGVEPQSEVVWRQANRHKVPRIAFVNKLDRPGADYDRVIADMARKLDARGIPVTVPLFEEGTFAAVADLMSMERVSFSAQDQGATVHRQPLSPGEANALSKYREALLEAAADGDDAAAEKYLAGEEVPLPLLRSGIRKGTLAGRIFPVYAGSALRNRGVQPAMDGIVHFLPSPAEVPPARGDDPRSGVPAMREPLPSAPFSALVFKVMQEEGRRTVYLRVYSGKAAEGAAFLNAATGEKEKAARLFRMHGGKKEPVDEIRAGDIVGARGIKKAKTGDTLCDPAAPILYEPIEFRKPVVSVVVEPKTVREMDRLKEILGAMTDEDPTLTFREDADTGQILLSGMGELHLEVVLDRMAREFGLTVRKGNPEVVYRETVTAAGSAESVFEREIAERMVKVVTTVSVQPAPRGSGVRILDGYRMLGFSQDVSDGMEMGLREGAFFGSLGYPVDDVAVDLTGMAFHSGVPSQMVAKVAAAKAFQEAYEKGKPYLLEPVMEVEISVPEEFLGGVIGDVNARRGRVTSVDRRLDASLLSAMVPLKEMFGYVTALRSLSQGRGNYTMKFSHYDRA encoded by the coding sequence GTGGCTGCCGTCGACCGCCTCAGGAACATAGGGATCATCGCGCACATCGACGCAGGGAAGACCACCTTCAGCGAGCGGCTGCTCTTTTACTCCGGCGTCACGCACCGGATGGGGGAGGTGCACGACGGCGACACCCAGATGGACTACCTCCCGCAGGAGCGGGAACGCGGGATCACCATCACCTCCGCCGTGACGCAGTTCGCGTGGCAGGGATCGGAGATCCACCTGATCGACACCCCCGGGCACGTGGACTTCACCATCGAGGTGGAGCGGTCGCTGCGCGTCCTCGACGGCGCGGTCGTCGTCTTCTGCGGGGTGGGGGGGGTGGAGCCGCAGTCCGAGGTCGTCTGGCGCCAGGCGAACCGCCACAAGGTCCCACGGATCGCGTTCGTCAACAAGCTCGACCGCCCGGGGGCGGACTACGACCGGGTGATCGCCGACATGGCGCGGAAGCTGGACGCCCGGGGGATCCCCGTGACGGTCCCGCTGTTCGAGGAGGGGACGTTCGCGGCCGTGGCCGACCTGATGTCGATGGAGCGCGTGTCCTTCTCCGCGCAGGACCAGGGGGCGACGGTGCATCGGCAACCGCTTTCGCCCGGAGAGGCGAACGCCCTGTCGAAATACCGCGAGGCGCTGCTGGAGGCGGCGGCCGACGGGGACGACGCGGCGGCGGAGAAGTACCTCGCGGGGGAGGAGGTCCCGTTGCCGCTGCTGCGCTCCGGGATCCGGAAAGGGACGCTGGCCGGCCGGATCTTCCCGGTCTACGCCGGATCGGCGCTGCGGAACCGGGGGGTCCAGCCGGCGATGGACGGGATCGTCCATTTCCTCCCGTCGCCCGCCGAGGTCCCCCCAGCGCGGGGCGACGATCCCCGGTCCGGCGTGCCCGCGATGCGCGAGCCGCTGCCGTCGGCGCCGTTCTCCGCGCTGGTGTTCAAGGTGATGCAGGAGGAGGGGCGGCGGACGGTCTACCTGCGCGTCTATTCCGGGAAGGCGGCCGAGGGGGCGGCGTTCCTCAACGCGGCCACCGGCGAGAAGGAGAAGGCGGCGCGCCTTTTCCGGATGCACGGGGGGAAGAAGGAACCGGTCGACGAGATCCGCGCGGGCGACATCGTCGGGGCGCGGGGGATCAAGAAGGCGAAGACGGGAGACACGCTGTGCGATCCGGCGGCGCCGATCCTCTACGAGCCGATCGAGTTCCGCAAGCCCGTCGTTTCGGTGGTCGTCGAGCCGAAGACCGTCCGGGAGATGGACCGGCTGAAGGAGATCCTGGGCGCGATGACGGACGAGGATCCGACGCTGACGTTCCGCGAGGACGCCGACACGGGGCAGATCCTCCTATCGGGGATGGGGGAGCTCCACCTGGAGGTCGTCCTCGACCGGATGGCGCGGGAATTCGGGTTGACGGTCCGCAAGGGGAACCCCGAGGTCGTCTACCGGGAAACGGTGACCGCGGCCGGGAGCGCGGAGAGCGTGTTCGAGCGGGAGATCGCCGAACGGATGGTGAAGGTGGTCACCACGGTCTCCGTCCAGCCGGCCCCGCGGGGCTCCGGGGTGCGGATCCTCGACGGCTACCGGATGCTGGGCTTCTCGCAGGACGTGAGCGACGGGATGGAGATGGGGCTGCGCGAGGGCGCGTTCTTCGGCTCCTTGGGCTACCCGGTGGACGACGTGGCGGTGGATCTCACCGGAATGGCCTTCCACTCGGGCGTCCCCTCGCAGATGGTCGCGAAGGTCGCGGCCGCGAAGGCGTTCCAGGAGGCGTACGAGAAGGGGAAGCCGTACCTGCTGGAGCCGGTGATGGAGGTGGAGATCTCCGTCCCGGAAGAGTTCCTCGGAGGGGTCATCGGCGACGTGAACGCCCGCCGCGGGAGGGTCACCTCGGTGGACCGCCGCCTGGACGCGTCGCTGCTGTCGGCGATGGTCCCGCTGAAGGAGATGTTCGGTTACGTGACGGCGCTCCGGTCGCTCTCGCAGGGGCGGGGGAACTACACGATGAAGTTCTCGCACTACGACCGTGCGTAG